CCCATTGGACAATGATGAATGTACAAAAAGCTCATTTGACAGGTACAGTGGTGGGTCCAGAGGGGGGCCCTTTTTACTCGCTACCAAATGTATATTTTGAAAACAAATTAGTTAGTTAATATGGTTTTTAAGACTATTTTTCTAAATGATGCTGTGTGCTTAAATCCTAGAATGCACTTTGCCTTGCTAAATTTTGCTAGATCTTTTCCTCATTGCTTTTAAAGTTCCCGTCTCTGTTTCTACCACTTTGAAATTCATATTGATCACCCCGACCCCTGACTTTCGAAATGATCAAGTCTTAAAAAAATAGTCATATAGATTATATGTCGTAAGTTATTTTTCCGCATTTTAAGACACTTGTATACAAATAGATTTTCCCTGTTGCTGGAACAGTCTATTAAAAGTTAAACTGTGTTACTttttaaaaaagaaaataaaaagggTGGAAGCTTTTCGAACCGGCTTGACTTCACAGCTGACCCGGTGGTGTTTAATTTTCTTTCTGCTGCCATCAGTGCCGCCATTGTTTTATCAGACACTTGAAGCCTTTGATCTACAGACTTCACTTTCTCGTTCACTACTGAGATACCAACAGAAAATTTCTCTGTGAGTCCGACTCTCTTGTCAAAGGAATTGACTCTTGCTGAAGCATTGGCTCTTAGCTGATGCTTTTCATCGAATGCTCTAGCCTTATTCATGGCATCTTGTCTAAGAGCAGAACCCTTTGCCAGCATAGTTGATACTACATCTTGAGCTTTACTAACATACACTCTTCCACTGCTCGGCGAAGTAGTTTGGGCCTGCTATAAAAATATACCCTAAGATTATCAACAGAATAAGGTGGCATAATAAAACAGAACTGTAAAGACAATTTAATTAGAGTTGTGCTTGACGTACAAGACACACTCAAACAACAAGGTCAGGGGAGGCTCATATTCAAAATTTACACGCGAGCAACTAGAGTTTAAATTGAGAAATTTAGTGTTGGATTATGTTCGCTTTTAAAACTTATACAAGCCAATGGGAGACTTAAAATGAACCTACAGATTGTATAAAAGATGACTATTTGAGCTTCAGAAGAAATACGAATACAAGCCAACTCACTAATTGGCCTTGTGTATACGTAACTTGATACATGAACCTATATCTTTTTATGATTTACTTATATTATCTGTTAGACTTCATTAGTCAAGTTCAATTATTATGCCACCAGATTGATATTAAACACATATGCTTAAAGTCAGAGAAAAATGAGGGGGACAGACAGGAATGAACCTTGAAATTGTTTTATGGAGGATACACTGAAACAACATTTTGGCGGCTATAGCTGGCAGATTATTGTTAACTACTACTGCAGAAAAATATCAACACtttaaaagtaaaaaaaaaacaATATCTGCAACTTTTACATGGAAAAACAATATTGTGACTGCATCCAATACAAATCCTCGAGACAATTTAGGAATTACTGATACATTGAACAATGTATGTTCCTCACACAAGCAACTGTTCTCTATGGAGAAGTTGAGAGTATTCGGCAAATCTGATAGAAATTAAGAAACATTGGTACAGGGATGCAAGATTATTTAATTACCTCAGCAAGTGGTGATGCATCTTCCCGTCCCATGCTCATGTTGTTGTCTGTCATACTTTCACCCTGCAAACATTGAATAGAATACATTAATCTCAGTTGCAGGACACTGAATATGAAGAGCATCCCTGTGAAAGCGGTTACCTGAACCACAGACTGCGGAACATAGTTCTCCGCAGGAGTTATACTAACAATCTGGTCTACAATGGTTGCTCCCTGAAAAACAGACAAACATGTACATGTTATGCTTCTGTCATAAGAAAGTCGGTGTTTCTGTTATCTGCTTAAGTAGATTATAACAATTCTTTCAGCCTTCTGAATAAGCACCTTAGGGATAAAGTCATCACATAGGTAAAATAGTTCAatataaacatctaatttgaaGACTTGTTTACCAAAATGACTTTATGATTAagagataaaaaaaattaacaacTACTTATCGCGGTCAAGTTACATTCTTGCTACATAAGATTACTAAAATATAATATAGAGACTGGTCAAGGATAATTAAAACGTTACATAAGAATATTTCTTGTAACTGTTTCATTTTGAAGTATCTGAAATTTAATTATAACTACTAAGAACTTAAGAGAAAAACACATAAGAGACATTGCTTTAACAAATATTGGGAAACGTTGAATTCAGAAATAGTGACTTGGAACTTAAAAATTAACTTATTTGGTTTATTCGTCACACAAACAAACACTTACAATACTAAAAATTGGTTTATAAGGTTAGGAATTTTAGAAGTGGGAATTAGCTAGTTTTTCTAGTAATTTATTTCAAGCTTCTAACTCGAACAAAAATACTAACTTTCCTCACAAAGGTACGAATGTAAACTACTACAATGAATGGAAaccaaacaaaaataaaaaagaaattaCCGACAAAAGTAGTGCAATTTCAAGGGCTTGTGGATCTTTAAAAGTGACAAACGCAATCTTTGGTCTTGAATCACTgcataaaaaccaaacaatcTGTTCTATTTCcaaaaaaacaaaaaagaaaactGAAAACATAAAAAATAAGTAATAAGAGCAAAAGGGCATGCAGAAAAAGGCATACTTTCGAATCTCAATATGCTCAATTTCCCCAGAAAAGGAGAAAAACTCATGAATTTCTCTTCGAGTAGCTAGATCTGAAACATGCCCAACTTGTACAGTTCTTGTCTGATAACAAAACATAAACCACATTCAAATATAAAGACACAAGTGAGCATAAACTAAACAATAAACAAGATAGAAATTGGGGGGGGGCAGTAATCAAGAACTCACCACCATTGTAAAACACAAAATTAATGATAACAAGACACGCCTTTTAAGCACTGGTAACTagatatgtatttatatattattatttatgtataGATTGAGGTGGTACGAAAGATGAATGGGGGGATTGAAGTGGAGAGTTGAAGAGAGGAGATGACAAGGAGAAAGACAAAGTTGAGAAGCAAGAAAAGAGAGTGGTGAGCTGGACTACAACTACAAGAGGTGGATCGATCGTATCACATATACTTTGACTCTCCTTGGTTTTCACCctcttatttttttaaaaatttatattattttttttaagaattttcttttatttacttagacatatgcattttattaataatttctaaaataaaaatTACAACTTAAAAGTATTGACCTATttaaattaataactaaaatttatttttaagaaGGGAAGATTCATGCCACTAAATTATCCATGTTCAGCAAATTATCTAATTTATTACCATGGAACTATACAAGCCGAGTTTAAACGAGCGGAAATGGATATACATTCGATTTCATCAATTGAAAATCAATACAAATAATAagtataataatttaaaaatttaaaaattataaatcaTAAAAACAAATTTGGTACACCCTTCGTTTCCCTTTTTTTCTTTACGATTTTTTCTAACTAATTGGCATGTACTTTAACGTGTGTATAaagtataatttcataatttagtttaaattttttttaaaataaaattaaatatttaattttattcacgagataatttttttaataattaatgaaactatattatatatttaaatagatgattcgtaatttttaaaatattatacaCTATTAGTGTCATATATTTGGCAACAAAAATCTTTTATAAAAAGTGATACTAATTTGAACTTCTTATCCGGATATTATATGTACTCATAAAGATACACtctaatttaataatttataagaAATCTtatatatcatttaaaaatataactTCGAATGACAAAATAatacaaatttttaaaaatatatgacATGTCCTTGAGTTAGTAGACTGACGTGTGTTGGTGTGTGTAAGGGTTCAAAGTATAATTAAGAACTAATCATATGCTGTGatgactgagaattttgcgacgtaattaagtcaataaagtatgtgttatgtgatgtgattataattatgtgactaagtgttgattaattgtcttttctgtatatttaAATATAGGAGCATAAATAAAAActttccaatttaaagagtcggCTTAGAAATTAAGCtatggtgtcgggccgtcaggtagaacggaacccgtcctaataaggaattaaagaatatataatgtgaattatgtgtgattgaatgaaatgaatgtttaaataaagtattttgtcctaagtgacgtgttgattggtaaagataatgagaagcgtaatcaaaacgctgagcgtcgggccgtcaggctaaacgtgacccggtacgcgtagaaaatgataaagattaaagagggataaattctattatcagacctgagtcgttatgtgattatatatgtgagattgttgtctgtgtgcatgactatgtattttgtgacatttttatgaatttaaaaggGGAATTGAATTTGATGACTTGATCATAGCTTAGTTAATATATCAagtaattgcatgttagttttaaagaagatcaagttatgcatgtcaatgtttagtCCTTGAGTTGTGAATTTGATTTTTTTGCCGAATGAAAAATGAGTTTAAAAGGGGTTAATTTGATGATTAAGtggatgcatgttgattgaatgaattgattaaagTTGAAGTCACTAGGTAATGTTTGGTTTTGGTGTTTAATGAATTGAATGATTAATTTAAGGACTAAAACAAGTGGGAAATATGATATATaactttgcatgtcaaaatttATCCTTGCATGCATGATTATtggaaaacccgaatgggttttATGCTTAAGAAAGAGAATTAAGTTGATTTCTTTGCTAATTATCTTAAGTGGCTAGTaagaacttgattgcatgacaaATATTGGGGtggtgtttatgttcgaattttgataattaaaagaaggtattgattttgatttttaatgtgattatgattcggatttttgattaaaaaagGATGAAGTTAAAGTGAGTAAATGACTCTTGTGAATTGCATtagttgtgtttgattatatgagattgaaatgGAATATACATGGTTGTGTTTTGTATatatggttcgaattaaggattaaaagaaaaagggaattaaatcgtttgttattaagagctataagtgatagctatggtcgtaaaagagttatattagtgtgatttgagaaaaagctaaggttaagcaagtacgctttgattgttaagtatataaggatataagagttacgagaaagggatatgctatgtgcttatgtgtataagttataatcgtatactcgagtcaaagatataatcgagttatcgtatggagtgatcgttccgggaacgagagttgagaaactgattgaGATTTTGATtcttattgtagattcggagcgtgagggcaatcaggctaggaaaggaaaggatataaTAGGTGGCAGTTTTTCAACCTTCgggaaagcaaattcaggcaagtaactctgattacttgtgtaaacgGTTATAaggagaatgttgttcataccatgtagagtatggaactgtttAACTTGTGAAACCTTGATATTGGTTTGAGATACCCTAtctttgatcttgataaactgcttactgattcaaccctttgataatctgtcccTTCTGTTCAAGTTAATTATTAAGCCATGAATCGTATTGAACCATGTAATcatccttgttaaccctgtttaatgataccttatttcctgatcaccctgttgatccctaaacagatgttgatccttctaacttaagtgccttgttatccttgatacagaatccttatgaattgttccttgttcatctttgaatcactccctgaactttgtttatCAAAAAATCTGACTTAAgtatgagtttcgacttgaaagagtccgaatgatttcatattcttggtaatgatgaAATGGATTTTGAAAACCTAATTGTTTTCCATTTTAAGGTTTTttaaatgaattcctgatggattggattgggacgtaagaggctagtagaacaagtccagtcatggtaagaggctagcggggctagtccaacttaaggctgaaattatgccgattggtaccttaaagaccggaatggaggtcggtacgggctgatcacccgtattataatgaaatggaaagataaagtgatccaatcaagggttctaaatgattattttaagaggaaaaaaaagaaaagggactgaaactttctgttcagtaaattgattcttgaaaatgaaaatggtttacattgctttgaaaagagttgattatgttaatgtgaagcttgaagctcgagaaccctgattct
Above is a genomic segment from Apium graveolens cultivar Ventura unplaced genomic scaffold, ASM990537v1 ctg1319, whole genome shotgun sequence containing:
- the LOC141699791 gene encoding binding partner of ACD11 1 isoform X2, coding for MVTRTVQVGHVSDLATRREIHEFFSFSGEIEHIEIRNDSRPKIAFVTFKDPQALEIALLLSGATIVDQIVSITPAENYVPQSVVQGESMTDNNMSMGREDASPLAEAQTTSPSSGRVYVSKAQDVVSTMLAKGSALRQDAMNKARAFDEKHQLRANASARVNSFDKRVGLTEKFSVGISVVNEKVKSVDQRLQVSDKTMAALMAAERKLNTTGSAVKSSRYVTAGTTWLNGAFGKVAKAGQVAGTKTKAKWSMALSNLTAKDPPIAA
- the LOC141699791 gene encoding binding partner of ACD11 1 isoform X1, whose product is MVTRTVQVGHVSDLATRREIHEFFSFSGEIEHIEIRNDSRPKIAFVTFKDPQALEIALLLSGATIVDQIVSITPAENYVPQSVVQGESMTDNNMSMGREDASPLAEQAQTTSPSSGRVYVSKAQDVVSTMLAKGSALRQDAMNKARAFDEKHQLRANASARVNSFDKRVGLTEKFSVGISVVNEKVKSVDQRLQVSDKTMAALMAAERKLNTTGSAVKSSRYVTAGTTWLNGAFGKVAKAGQVAGTKTKAKWSMALSNLTAKDPPIAA